A region of Micromonospora sp. WMMD882 DNA encodes the following proteins:
- a CDS encoding helix-turn-helix transcriptional regulator, giving the protein MPLPTSPVVRRARLGAELRQLRRQATLTLEQVCERLGWASTSKLSRIELGQSRPDLADVFDLLDVYEVPTGQREALIVIARDAATNRSWWRALGEMGERQRTYAELEAGAATIFEYQPATVPGLLQTRAYARLRVTAGRLLDPEVDVDADTRARTARQDVLHRMDAPRYTAVLAEAALGCAGAPGHVWREQARHLVSLTRRPNVTIRVLPHGAPVAGSVIHPLTPFSCYAFPDPADPRTVVLETLTTDLRLTTEPDVRRYEQLANWLLDAALSGADTVELLSRHAEE; this is encoded by the coding sequence ATGCCGCTGCCAACGAGTCCTGTGGTCCGCCGGGCACGCCTGGGGGCCGAGCTGCGCCAGCTCCGCCGGCAGGCGACGCTGACCCTTGAACAGGTCTGCGAACGGCTCGGGTGGGCGTCCACCTCCAAACTGTCCCGCATCGAGCTGGGGCAGAGCCGACCCGACCTGGCCGACGTGTTCGACCTGCTGGACGTCTACGAGGTGCCCACCGGGCAACGCGAGGCGTTGATCGTCATCGCCCGCGACGCCGCCACGAACCGGAGCTGGTGGCGGGCGCTCGGCGAGATGGGCGAGCGGCAACGCACGTACGCCGAGCTGGAGGCGGGCGCGGCCACCATCTTCGAGTACCAGCCGGCAACGGTGCCGGGCCTGCTCCAGACCCGGGCGTACGCGCGCCTGCGGGTCACCGCGGGCCGACTTCTCGACCCGGAGGTCGACGTGGACGCCGACACCCGGGCCCGGACGGCCCGCCAGGACGTGCTGCACCGGATGGACGCTCCCCGGTACACGGCGGTGCTGGCCGAGGCGGCCCTCGGCTGCGCGGGCGCGCCCGGGCACGTCTGGCGGGAGCAGGCCCGGCACCTGGTGTCGCTGACCCGGCGGCCGAACGTGACGATCCGGGTGCTGCCGCACGGCGCCCCGGTGGCCGGCAGCGTGATCCATCCGCTGACGCCGTTCTCCTGCTACGCCTTTCCGGACCCGGCCGACCCCCGGACGGTGGTGCTGGAGACGCTCACCACCGACCTGCGGCTGACCACCGAGCCGGACGTGCGCAGGTACGAGCAGCTCGCCAACTGGCTGCTGGACGCCGCGCTGTCCGGCGCGGACACGGTGGAGCTGCTGAGCCGGCACGCCGAGGAGTGA
- a CDS encoding antibiotic biosynthesis monooxygenase family protein: MVLEVALIDVLPGHEEAFAAAYAQGHPVLAGTPGCRSVRMTRGVESPSRFVLLVEWDSVDAHEREFRATERFSRWRELIGPHFANPPLVEHFTDVPA, encoded by the coding sequence ATGGTGCTTGAGGTCGCGCTCATCGACGTACTGCCCGGACACGAGGAGGCGTTCGCCGCCGCGTACGCCCAGGGTCACCCGGTCCTGGCCGGCACGCCCGGCTGCCGCTCGGTGCGGATGACCCGGGGCGTCGAGTCGCCCTCCCGGTTCGTCCTGCTGGTGGAGTGGGACTCCGTCGACGCGCACGAGCGCGAGTTCCGGGCCACCGAGCGGTTCTCCCGGTGGCGGGAGCTGATCGGCCCGCACTTCGCCAACCCGCCCCTGGTCGAGCACTTCACCGACGTGCCGGCCTGA
- a CDS encoding SDR family oxidoreductase: MTGRVALVTGVSRGVGIGAAVARALAPDHHRLLLSGLPGYDDAQPYGGDPRGVPDLLGELGDRADHLPVDLLAPAAPAALVTEAVRRHGRLDTVVAVHAYSTATPLGALDAAEIDRHLLVNVRATLLLAEAFAAAFSGGAGGRLVLFSSGQRLGPMSDELAYAASKAAVENLTTQLAPLLMPRGITVNCVNPGPTDTGYATPELHEAVARRFPGGRWGAPEAAARLVRFLCSPDADWITGQVVDSEGGFDRYG, from the coding sequence ATGACCGGACGAGTGGCCCTGGTGACCGGCGTCAGCCGGGGTGTCGGCATCGGCGCGGCGGTCGCCCGCGCGCTCGCCCCCGACCACCACCGGCTGCTGCTCAGCGGGCTGCCCGGCTACGACGACGCCCAGCCCTACGGCGGCGACCCGCGGGGCGTGCCCGACCTCCTCGGCGAGCTGGGCGACCGCGCCGACCACCTGCCCGTCGACCTGCTCGCCCCGGCCGCCCCGGCCGCGCTGGTGACCGAGGCGGTCCGCCGGCACGGGCGGCTGGACACGGTGGTGGCGGTGCACGCCTACTCCACCGCCACCCCGCTCGGCGCCCTGGACGCCGCCGAGATCGACAGGCACCTGCTGGTCAACGTCCGGGCCACCCTGCTGCTCGCCGAGGCGTTCGCCGCCGCCTTTTCCGGCGGGGCCGGCGGGCGGCTGGTGCTCTTCTCCAGCGGGCAGCGCCTCGGCCCGATGAGCGACGAGTTGGCCTACGCGGCGAGCAAGGCGGCGGTGGAGAACCTCACCACCCAGCTCGCGCCGCTGCTCATGCCGCGCGGCATCACCGTGAACTGCGTCAACCCGGGGCCCACCGACACCGGCTACGCCACCCCGGAGCTCCACGAGGCGGTGGCCCGACGGTTCCCCGGCGGGCGGTGGGGCGCCCCGGAGGCGGCGGCCCGGCTGGTGCGGTTCCTCTGCTCACCCGACGCCGACTGGATCACCGGCCAGGTCGTCGACTCCGAGGGCGGCTTCGACAGGTACGGCTGA
- a CDS encoding serine hydrolase, with product MTWHELDTRLADVPGTVSTYVGRPGATPTWTRAPHATHYAASTMKVAILAALHRAADTGRLDLDTPVPVRNDFPSARPDAPRFSLTPHYDNDDAVWRRLGQTAPLRWLAERMIVRSSNLATNILLGHVGVPAVTDAWTAAGARHSVTARGIEDFAAREAGISNIVTAADLAALLGALTLGATTAPAPTAPAPTPPATTPPADTTPAATPPRPAIATPASCAAMLDVLCAQQFREDLPAGLPPGTRIAHKNGWIRGIRHGAGVVFPHDAPPYLVVVCATTDLPDDDACRLLADISAQVWAARHALRPAA from the coding sequence ATGACCTGGCACGAGCTCGACACCCGACTGGCCGACGTGCCCGGCACCGTCTCCACCTACGTCGGCCGCCCCGGCGCCACCCCCACCTGGACCCGCGCCCCGCACGCCACCCACTACGCCGCCAGCACCATGAAGGTCGCCATCCTCGCCGCCCTCCACCGGGCCGCCGACACCGGCCGACTCGACCTGGACACCCCCGTGCCGGTACGCAACGACTTCCCCTCCGCCCGACCCGACGCGCCCCGCTTCTCCCTCACCCCGCACTACGACAACGACGACGCCGTCTGGCGTCGCCTCGGGCAGACCGCCCCGCTGCGCTGGCTCGCCGAACGGATGATCGTCCGCTCCAGCAACCTCGCCACCAACATCCTCCTCGGCCACGTCGGCGTCCCCGCCGTCACCGACGCCTGGACGGCCGCCGGCGCCCGACACAGCGTCACCGCGCGCGGCATCGAGGACTTCGCCGCCCGCGAGGCCGGCATCAGCAACATCGTCACCGCCGCCGACCTGGCCGCCCTGCTCGGCGCGCTCACCCTCGGCGCGACGACCGCACCCGCCCCGACCGCACCCGCCCCGACCCCACCGGCGACGACCCCACCGGCCGACACGACCCCGGCGGCCACCCCGCCGCGCCCCGCCATCGCCACCCCGGCGAGTTGCGCCGCAATGCTCGACGTGCTCTGCGCCCAACAGTTCCGCGAGGACCTCCCCGCCGGACTACCCCCCGGCACCCGCATCGCCCACAAGAACGGCTGGATCCGCGGCATCCGACACGGCGCCGGCGTGGTCTTCCCCCACGACGCGCCCCCCTACCTCGTCGTCGTCTGCGCCACCACCGACCTCCCCGACGACGACGCCTGCCGGCTGCTCGCCGACATCTCCGCCCAGGTCTGGGCCGCCCGCCACGCCCTGCGCCCCGCCGCCTGA
- a CDS encoding dipeptide epimerase yields MTIAAVRTHRLSAPLHTPFVTALRRTTTVDTLVVEIIDDDGRSGFGEAPQVWQVTGASVAGAQACVHEMLGPVVAGRDADDLNARCADVRHAVAGNEAAKAAVDVALHDLAARRLGVPLVRLLGGADRRVPTDVTLAAGDAVDLAAAARQRHSDGFTVLKLKVGADAAGDLERVRAVRAAVGPSTRIRLDANQGWTPREAVRVIRGIEDAGLDVELVEQPVAHWDLDGLAWVSDHVELPILADEAVHGPRDLIEVIRRRAADLVNVKISKAGGLQPARTLLDLAAAHGVGTVVGSMMESEIGVGAAASLAAAHGTTAVSDLDAAWWLAWSPVRGGMRYDGPTVVLPDTPGLGVTGLDEVKVQRRG; encoded by the coding sequence ATGACGATCGCCGCGGTGCGCACCCACCGGCTTTCCGCCCCCTTACACACCCCGTTCGTCACCGCGCTGCGCCGCACCACCACCGTGGACACCCTCGTCGTCGAGATCATCGACGACGACGGCCGCTCCGGCTTCGGCGAGGCCCCCCAGGTCTGGCAGGTCACCGGCGCCTCCGTCGCCGGCGCCCAGGCCTGCGTCCACGAGATGCTCGGGCCGGTCGTCGCCGGCCGCGACGCCGACGACCTCAACGCCCGCTGCGCCGACGTGCGCCACGCCGTCGCCGGCAACGAGGCGGCCAAGGCCGCCGTCGACGTCGCCCTGCACGACCTCGCCGCCCGCCGACTCGGCGTACCCCTGGTACGGCTGCTCGGCGGCGCCGACCGCCGCGTCCCCACCGACGTCACCCTCGCCGCCGGCGACGCCGTCGACCTCGCCGCCGCCGCCAGACAACGCCACAGCGACGGATTCACCGTCCTCAAGCTCAAGGTGGGCGCCGACGCCGCCGGCGACCTGGAACGCGTACGCGCGGTCCGCGCCGCAGTCGGCCCGTCCACCCGGATCCGGCTCGACGCCAACCAGGGCTGGACCCCCCGCGAAGCGGTCCGGGTCATCCGGGGCATCGAGGACGCCGGCCTCGACGTCGAACTCGTCGAGCAGCCGGTCGCCCACTGGGACCTGGACGGACTCGCCTGGGTCAGCGACCACGTCGAACTGCCGATCCTCGCCGACGAGGCGGTCCACGGGCCACGCGACCTGATCGAGGTGATCCGCCGCCGGGCCGCCGACCTGGTCAACGTCAAGATCTCCAAGGCCGGCGGCCTGCAACCGGCCCGTACCCTGCTCGACCTGGCCGCCGCGCACGGCGTCGGCACCGTCGTCGGCTCGATGATGGAAAGCGAGATCGGCGTGGGCGCGGCGGCCAGTCTCGCCGCCGCCCACGGCACCACGGCCGTGTCCGACCTCGACGCCGCCTGGTGGCTCGCCTGGTCCCCGGTACGGGGCGGAATGCGCTACGACGGCCCCACCGTCGTGCTGCCCGACACGCCGGGACTCGGCGTGACCGGCCTCGACGAAGTAAAAGTTCAACGACGTGGTTGA
- a CDS encoding TerC family protein: MNVSGLVWAGTLVALTAILVIDLLVIGRRPHEPSVRESSLWVTFYVALALLFGGGLWLAAGGKVAGEFYTGWLTEYSLSVDNLFVFVIIMARFSVPRQYQQKVLLIGIVLALIMRGGFIAAGAALISQFSWVFYIFGAFLIYTAINLARQGEPGEDEFTENVLIRWSRRALPISAGYDGARLTTHQNGRRYFTPMLIVMIAIGTTDLIFALDSIPAIFGITQEAYLVFTANVFALMGLRQLYFLLGGLLDRLIYLSAGLAVVLGFIGVKLVLEALADNNLPFINGGEHVGWAPHIPIWLSLTVILGTLAVATAASLAKSSRDRRRELTVAKH, encoded by the coding sequence GTGAACGTGTCCGGACTGGTCTGGGCGGGAACCCTCGTCGCGCTGACCGCGATCCTGGTGATCGACCTGTTGGTGATCGGTCGACGCCCCCACGAGCCCAGCGTCCGCGAGTCGAGTCTCTGGGTCACCTTCTACGTCGCTCTGGCGCTGCTCTTCGGCGGGGGTCTCTGGCTCGCCGCCGGCGGCAAGGTGGCCGGCGAGTTCTACACCGGCTGGCTCACCGAGTACAGCCTCTCGGTGGACAATCTCTTCGTCTTCGTGATCATCATGGCCCGGTTCTCGGTGCCCCGGCAGTACCAGCAGAAGGTCCTGCTGATCGGTATCGTGCTCGCCCTGATCATGCGGGGCGGCTTCATCGCCGCCGGCGCGGCGTTGATCTCCCAGTTCTCCTGGGTCTTCTACATCTTCGGCGCGTTCCTGATCTACACGGCGATCAACCTGGCCCGTCAGGGTGAGCCGGGCGAGGACGAGTTCACCGAGAACGTGCTGATCCGCTGGAGCCGACGGGCGCTGCCCATCTCCGCCGGCTACGACGGGGCCCGGCTGACCACCCACCAGAACGGCCGACGGTACTTCACGCCGATGCTGATCGTCATGATCGCGATCGGCACGACCGACCTGATCTTCGCGTTGGACTCCATCCCGGCGATCTTCGGGATCACCCAGGAGGCGTACCTGGTGTTCACCGCGAACGTCTTCGCGCTGATGGGGCTGCGGCAGCTCTACTTCCTCCTCGGCGGTCTGCTCGACCGACTGATCTACCTGAGCGCGGGACTGGCCGTGGTGCTCGGCTTCATCGGGGTGAAGTTGGTGCTGGAGGCGCTCGCCGACAACAACCTGCCGTTCATCAACGGTGGCGAGCACGTGGGTTGGGCCCCGCACATCCCGATCTGGCTGTCGCTGACCGTCATCCTGGGCACGTTGGCCGTCGCCACGGCCGCCAGCCTGGCCAAGTCCTCCCGGGACCGCCGTCGCGAACTAACCGTCGCCAAGCACTGA
- the uvrB gene encoding excinuclease ABC subunit UvrB — translation MALDIPRLDGRFQVVSEFQPAGDQPAAIDDLERRVRRGDRNTVLLGATGTGKSATTAWLVERLQRPTLVLAPNKTLCAQLAKEFSELLPHNAVEYFVSYYDYYQPEAYIPQTDTYIEKDSSINEEVERLRHSATMSLLTRRDVIVVATVSAIYGLGTPEEYLDRAVRVAVGQELDRDQLLRRLVDIQYTRNDMAFQRGTFRVRGDTLEIIPAYEELAVRVELFGDEVEKLYYLNPLTGDVVREVDHLLIFPATHYAAGPERMERAIRDIEAELAGRLAELERQGKLLEAQRLRMRTTYDIEMMRQVGFCSGIENYSMHIDGRLPGSPPHCLLDYFPDDFLTVVDESHVTIPQIGGMYEGDASRKRMLIDHGFRLPSAGDNRPLRFDEFLERVGQMVFLSATPGSWEMAQAEGEYVEQVIRPTGLVDPEVVVKPTKGQIDDLMHEIRLRTERDERVLVTTLTKKMAEDLSDYLLDNGIRVRYLHSEVDTLRRVELLRELRKGEYDVLVGINLLREGLDLPEVSLVAILDADKEGFLRSGRSLIQTIGRAARNVSGQVHMYADKITPSMAEAIDETNRRRAKQIAHNEAHGISPEPLRKKIHDILDDIYREAEDTETDTRVGGAVRQLSRGKAPVKETRSRSRSAAGPAREGMARAELAQLIQELNDQMLAAARELQFELAARIRDEVADLKKELRGMDAAGVT, via the coding sequence ATGGCGCTCGACATTCCCCGCCTCGACGGACGCTTCCAGGTCGTCAGCGAGTTCCAGCCGGCCGGCGACCAGCCGGCCGCGATCGACGACCTGGAGCGCCGGGTGCGCCGGGGCGACCGCAACACCGTGCTGCTCGGCGCGACCGGCACCGGCAAGAGCGCCACCACCGCGTGGCTGGTCGAGCGGCTGCAACGGCCGACCCTGGTGCTCGCCCCCAACAAGACCCTCTGCGCCCAGTTGGCCAAGGAGTTCAGCGAGCTGCTCCCGCACAACGCGGTGGAGTACTTCGTCTCCTACTACGACTACTACCAGCCCGAGGCGTACATCCCGCAGACCGACACCTACATCGAGAAGGACTCCTCGATCAACGAGGAGGTCGAGCGGCTGCGGCACTCGGCGACGATGTCCCTGCTCACCCGGCGGGACGTGATCGTGGTGGCGACCGTCTCGGCGATCTACGGCCTGGGCACCCCGGAGGAGTACCTCGACCGCGCGGTGCGGGTCGCCGTCGGCCAGGAGCTCGACCGTGACCAGCTCCTGCGCCGCCTGGTGGACATCCAGTACACCCGCAACGACATGGCCTTCCAGCGCGGCACGTTCCGGGTCCGCGGCGACACCCTGGAGATCATCCCCGCGTACGAGGAGCTGGCCGTCCGGGTCGAGCTGTTCGGCGACGAGGTGGAGAAGCTCTACTACCTCAACCCGCTCACCGGTGACGTGGTCCGTGAGGTCGACCACCTGCTGATCTTCCCGGCCACCCACTACGCGGCCGGTCCGGAGCGGATGGAGCGGGCCATCCGCGACATCGAGGCCGAGCTGGCCGGTCGGCTGGCCGAGCTGGAGCGGCAGGGCAAGCTGCTGGAGGCGCAGCGGCTGCGGATGCGCACCACCTACGACATCGAGATGATGCGGCAGGTCGGCTTCTGCTCCGGCATCGAGAACTACTCCATGCACATCGACGGCCGGCTGCCCGGCAGCCCGCCGCACTGTCTGCTCGACTACTTCCCCGACGACTTCCTCACCGTGGTCGACGAGTCGCACGTGACGATCCCGCAGATCGGCGGCATGTACGAGGGTGACGCCTCGCGCAAGCGGATGCTCATCGACCACGGTTTCCGGCTGCCCAGCGCCGGCGACAACCGGCCGTTGCGCTTCGACGAGTTCCTCGAACGGGTCGGGCAGATGGTGTTCCTCTCCGCGACGCCCGGCTCGTGGGAGATGGCGCAGGCCGAGGGCGAGTACGTCGAGCAGGTGATCCGCCCGACCGGCCTGGTCGACCCGGAGGTCGTGGTCAAGCCCACCAAGGGGCAGATCGACGACCTGATGCACGAGATCAGGCTGCGCACCGAGCGTGACGAGCGGGTCCTGGTGACCACGTTGACCAAGAAGATGGCCGAGGACCTCTCCGACTACCTGCTGGACAACGGCATCCGGGTGCGTTACCTGCACTCCGAGGTCGACACGCTGCGCCGGGTGGAGCTGCTGCGCGAGCTGCGCAAGGGCGAGTACGACGTGCTGGTCGGCATCAACCTGCTCCGGGAGGGTCTCGACCTGCCCGAGGTGTCGCTGGTGGCGATCCTGGACGCCGACAAGGAGGGGTTCCTGCGCAGCGGCCGGTCCCTGATCCAGACCATCGGTCGGGCCGCGCGGAACGTCTCCGGTCAGGTGCACATGTACGCCGACAAGATCACGCCCTCGATGGCCGAGGCGATCGACGAGACGAACCGGCGGCGCGCCAAGCAGATCGCGCACAACGAGGCGCACGGCATCAGCCCCGAGCCGCTGCGCAAGAAGATCCACGACATCCTCGACGACATCTACCGCGAGGCGGAGGACACCGAGACCGACACCCGGGTCGGCGGCGCGGTCCGTCAGCTCTCCCGGGGCAAGGCGCCGGTGAAGGAGACCCGCAGCCGGTCCCGGTCGGCGGCCGGCCCGGCCCGGGAGGGGATGGCCCGGGCGGAGCTGGCCCAGCTCATCCAGGAGCTCAACGACCAGATGCTGGCCGCGGCCCGGGAGCTGCAGTTCGAGCTGGCCGCCCGGATCCGGGACGAGGTCGCCGACCTCAAGAAGGAGCTGCGCGGGATGGACGCCGCCGGGGTGACCTGA
- a CDS encoding C40 family peptidase, with protein sequence MDLRVGHRAAVRVTVATLWADPEAVRPVDAPALGRDADPTAWIAGMDTDQQVGDCVLSQLLLGEEVLVTETRPGWARVVAVEQAAAPLDPRGYPGWLPTDQLVPAPTIDPRAAPPLAAPPLVVHATTTTLRASPDGPARIPDVVLGTRLRPAGPAVAGWRPVCVPGHPTPLWLPEHDVTPWPRRPPAAREVIAVADRFRDVRYVWGGMSPAGIDCSGLVHLTWRRFGVRLPRDAGEQAAATTPVALGTERAGDLYFFARPGRRIHHVGIVTTPAAPGVERRMLHACYQHRRVVEERLPPDRLATLVAAHRV encoded by the coding sequence GTGGATCTGCGAGTCGGCCACCGCGCCGCTGTCCGGGTCACGGTGGCGACCCTCTGGGCCGACCCCGAAGCGGTACGCCCCGTCGACGCCCCCGCCCTCGGCCGCGACGCCGACCCCACCGCCTGGATCGCCGGCATGGACACCGACCAGCAGGTCGGCGACTGCGTGCTCAGCCAACTGCTGCTCGGCGAGGAGGTGCTGGTCACCGAGACCCGCCCCGGCTGGGCCCGGGTCGTCGCCGTCGAACAGGCCGCCGCGCCCCTGGACCCACGCGGCTACCCCGGCTGGCTGCCCACCGACCAACTCGTCCCCGCGCCCACCATCGACCCGCGCGCCGCCCCACCACTCGCCGCCCCGCCACTCGTGGTGCACGCCACGACTACCACCCTGCGCGCCAGCCCCGACGGTCCGGCACGAATCCCCGACGTGGTCCTCGGCACCCGGCTGCGTCCCGCCGGCCCGGCCGTGGCCGGCTGGCGACCGGTGTGCGTCCCCGGCCATCCGACCCCGCTCTGGCTTCCCGAACACGACGTGACGCCCTGGCCGCGGCGACCCCCGGCCGCACGGGAGGTGATCGCCGTCGCCGACCGCTTCCGCGACGTGCGCTACGTGTGGGGCGGCATGTCGCCGGCCGGCATCGACTGCTCCGGTCTGGTGCACCTGACCTGGCGACGGTTCGGGGTACGCCTCCCCCGCGACGCCGGGGAGCAGGCGGCCGCGACCACGCCCGTCGCGCTCGGCACGGAACGCGCCGGCGACCTCTACTTCTTCGCCCGGCCCGGGCGTCGCATCCACCACGTCGGGATCGTCACCACACCGGCCGCCCCCGGCGTCGAGCGCCGCATGTTGCACGCCTGCTACCAGCACCGCCGCGTCGTGGAGGAGCGACTCCCCCCCGACCGGCTAGCCACCTTGGTCGCCGCCCACCGCGTCTAA
- the typA gene encoding translational GTPase TypA: protein MQLRTDLRNVAIIAHVDHGKTTLVDAMLRQAGAYGARGETTERVMDSMDLEREKGITILAKNTGVRYLPADGSDPVTINIIDTPGHADFGGEVERGLTMVDGVVLLVDASEGPLPQTRFVLRKALKARMPIILVINKVDRPDARIKDVVDDTYELFLDLDADEEQIDFPIVYACARDGIASLTQPADGAVPEDSTSLEPLFRTLLDTIPPPAYDEGAPLQAHVTNLDASPFLGRLALCRVRQGTIAKGQTVAWCRTDGSTSRVRISELLMTEGLERKPADSAGPGDIIAVAGIPEIMIGETLADAEDPRPLPLITVDEPAISMTIGTNTSPLVGRVKGAKVTARMVKDRLDKELIGNVSLRVLPTERPDAWEVQGRGELALAILVEQMRRENYELTVGKPQVVTREIDGRTCEPVERLTIDAPDEYLGAITQLLATRKGRMEQLVNHGTGWIRMEWLVPARGLIGFRTEFLTDTRGTGILHHVFESYEPWFGELRTRNNGSLVADRTGSVTAFAMINLQERGQLFVEPGTEVYEGMIVGENSRSDDMDVNITKEKKLTNMRASTSDETEKLIPPRKLSLEQALEFCREDECVEVTPVAVRIRKVVLDQTQRGRMAARRKHAN from the coding sequence ATGCAGCTTCGCACCGACCTCCGCAACGTCGCCATCATCGCCCACGTCGACCACGGCAAGACCACCCTGGTCGACGCCATGTTGCGGCAGGCCGGCGCCTACGGCGCCCGCGGCGAGACGACCGAGCGGGTGATGGACTCGATGGACCTGGAACGGGAGAAGGGCATCACCATCCTGGCCAAGAACACCGGCGTGCGCTACCTGCCGGCGGACGGCTCCGACCCGGTCACCATCAACATCATCGACACCCCCGGGCACGCCGACTTCGGCGGCGAGGTCGAACGCGGACTCACCATGGTCGACGGCGTGGTCCTGCTCGTCGACGCCAGCGAGGGGCCGCTCCCGCAGACCCGCTTCGTGCTGCGCAAGGCGCTCAAGGCCCGGATGCCCATCATCCTCGTGATCAACAAGGTGGACCGCCCGGACGCCCGGATCAAGGACGTCGTCGACGACACGTACGAGCTCTTCCTCGACCTGGACGCCGACGAGGAGCAGATCGACTTCCCGATCGTCTACGCCTGCGCCCGCGACGGCATCGCCTCCCTCACCCAGCCCGCCGACGGCGCGGTCCCCGAGGACAGCACCTCCCTGGAGCCGCTGTTCCGCACCCTGCTCGACACCATCCCGCCGCCGGCCTACGACGAGGGCGCGCCGCTGCAGGCGCACGTCACCAACCTCGACGCGTCCCCGTTCCTGGGCCGGCTCGCGCTGTGCCGGGTCCGGCAGGGCACCATCGCCAAGGGCCAGACCGTCGCCTGGTGCCGCACCGACGGCAGCACCTCCCGGGTCCGCATCTCCGAGCTGCTGATGACCGAGGGCCTGGAACGCAAGCCGGCCGACTCCGCCGGGCCGGGCGACATCATCGCCGTCGCCGGCATCCCCGAGATCATGATCGGCGAGACCCTCGCCGACGCCGAGGACCCCCGCCCGCTGCCCCTGATCACCGTCGACGAGCCGGCCATCTCGATGACCATCGGCACCAACACCTCCCCGCTGGTCGGCCGGGTCAAGGGCGCCAAGGTCACCGCCCGCATGGTCAAGGACCGCCTCGACAAGGAACTGATCGGCAACGTCTCCCTGCGGGTGCTGCCCACCGAACGCCCCGACGCCTGGGAGGTCCAGGGCCGCGGCGAGCTCGCCCTGGCCATCCTCGTCGAGCAGATGCGCCGGGAGAACTACGAGCTCACCGTCGGCAAGCCGCAGGTCGTCACCCGGGAGATCGACGGCAGGACCTGCGAGCCGGTCGAACGGCTCACCATCGACGCCCCCGACGAGTACCTCGGCGCGATCACCCAGCTCCTGGCCACCCGCAAGGGCCGGATGGAGCAACTGGTCAACCACGGCACCGGCTGGATCCGGATGGAGTGGCTGGTCCCGGCGCGCGGCCTGATCGGCTTCCGGACCGAGTTCCTCACCGACACCCGGGGCACCGGCATCCTGCACCACGTCTTCGAGTCCTACGAGCCCTGGTTCGGCGAGCTGCGTACCCGCAACAACGGCTCCCTGGTCGCCGACCGGACCGGCAGCGTCACCGCGTTCGCCATGATCAACCTCCAGGAGCGCGGCCAGCTCTTCGTCGAGCCCGGCACCGAGGTGTACGAAGGCATGATCGTCGGCGAGAACTCCCGCTCCGACGACATGGACGTCAACATCACCAAGGAGAAGAAGCTCACCAACATGCGGGCGTCGACCTCCGACGAGACCGAGAAGCTCATCCCGCCGCGCAAGCTCTCCCTGGAGCAGGCGCTGGAGTTCTGCCGCGAGGACGAATGCGTCGAGGTCACCCCCGTCGCCGTCCGCATCCGCAAGGTCGTCCTCGACCAGACCCAGCGCGGCCGGATGGCCGCCCGCCGCAAGCACGCCAACTGA